The DNA sequence CATACCCCGTCGGCTGCCCGATCATGTTGGCACTCCAATTCGGCATGCCGGTCCCTGTAGGAACAATCTGCCCCGTGCCCTGCAAGGGGATGAGCGGCTGCAAGAGCCCCTGGTTCGCCAGCACCGGCGCGAACGGCccacgcggcgccatgGGATTGAAGCCCGCGTCGGGCGGGGTGGCTTTCGGCGCTGCCTTCATGCCGGCAAGCTTGTCAAAGAGCGCCTCGGTGGGATCGGTGGGCTCCTGAGGCGCCTCCTTGGGCTCTTTTGTCTTCTCTTTGGGCTTGTTCGCGTccgcttcgcgctcggccttgTCATCGCGTGCACTcgcttcttcgcgctcgcgccgaCGCACAATCTCGACGGCCGCTGCGATCGTCTCCGCGTCAAGGTTTGCTTCGTTGCTCGACCGCTGCGGTGCAAGTGGCTCCGCAGGCTCGTCGGTGCGCTTCGTACTGCTGCTTACACGGTTTTGGCTCGTGTgccggcgctcggcggcaatctcttgcgcttgcaatctgcgcgcgagcgactCGTCTTCGCGTATcctgcgctcctcgtcctcgtgcgagcgcggcgctggtttgtttgcgctgctgcgccgctcgaggaAGCGACGAAGACGGATAATATCGCCCTCGCGCAGTCCGAGACTGCGCAGCTGGCTTGGATCGAGATCGTCGACAATCGACTCGTCGACATGGTCGCGCTcaaacgcagcggcgtAGCGCGTGCAATTGTCTACATCGATGCCTGCCTCGAGCAGAAAAGCAAACCAATCTTTACCCGTATTCGACGTGCGTTtcggagcgcgccgagcgcgcgtTTCGCGCTTGGGCTTGCTCTTCGCTGCACGGCCAAAAAGCCTGCGGCCAgtgagctgctcgaggtAGAGCAGGTCCGACTCGCCCATCTTGCTCAGCGGCACGTCAATGACCGAGCCGTTGGTCTTGTGCAGACGCACATGGTCTTCTCCGACACCGAGGAGCTCGGCGTTCACACGAAACTTGCCCGTGGCGTCGACCCATGTACGTACGCCCGTTTTCGCGTCACGGTCGCGGTCGCGGTCGCGCGAAGCGCCTTTGCCCATCGAGCTCACGACAGTGGACGTCTGggaggagcgcggcgttaCATGCACGGGCTCGTCCTTGATGCTCGGGAGGATATCGACGTAGGCGGCAGGGACGACGCCCACCTTTCCCGCAGCGTTCTGCAGCTTCCACCACTCGTCgttctcgcgctcgatgaGGACGAGCTGGTCGTTTTTGCAAACGCTCATTTCGTCCGTGTCCTGTGCATCGAAATCGTACAATGCAACGACCATCTCCTGGTCGGTGGCAGACCGCGCGGGCGCTTTGtgtggcgctgcttgcgagGGCGGCAAGACGCTGGGCTGCGCTGtggcggcacgcagcgctgccgcgTCGCGACTGCCTGCACGCACCGCAATATCTTTGCTGTCTTGGATCTTGTGCATGATCACCTCACCGGCCTGCTTGGATCCGACATGGAATTGCAGCGTGTCTTGGGGAATGTGGGCGGAGGGCGCCATGGAAAGGAGGAGGTACTTGGacttgtccagctcggcatgcGCCACGTCTTGGATATTGATGCGGGGAACGGCAGCGCCGTTCGTGTCTGCCGTGGCGAAAAAGAGAGATGCATTGCCGACTCCGAGCGTGCctttcgcgcgcttttttttttttttcgGATCCATTTCCGTGACGCTCCACATTTTGATATCATCGTTCATGTAGTCGGGCTGTGTTGCTGTCCATGCAGCGGGAACAGCAATAGGCGCGACGGTTTCTTGGCGGCCGTCGTCTTCATCAAGAGTGGGCTGTGGATCGTCGTCTTTGTCGGACTCGGGGAATGCcgacgccggcggcggcatgctACGCGTGGGGGCGGCCGCGGGGCTGGTTAGGATAGGCGCAGaaggcgcaggcgcagtCACAGaaggcacaggcacaggcacaggcataggcacaggcacaggcgcaggcacatgcgcaggtgcaggcgcaggagGCACGGTGTCTTGTACAGTTTGCGCCTCCTGCACCtcctgcgcctcctgcCCGCCCTGTCCGCCCTGTCCGCCCTCTTCCACGTAATTCGCCGGAACCAATCCCAGCATTCCTCCCGCTCCAGCAAGTAGCCATTCGCCATCGATCTCGTACACCTCCAGCTGCTGCCCCTCCTCTATACTCAACTCATCCGCTCCATTTGCCGTATACGCATACACCGCCTGCACATACCGGATCGGTGCTCTCTTTTCCACGTAATTCGCAGGAACAAGGCCCGCCTCGTCAGCCTTGCTCGCCTCGTCCGGCGGCACTACCACCCCTTCTGCATTCACAAacctgcggcgcgcgcggtacCAAGCATCGTCCACAACATCCTCAAGGTACAGTGCATCGCCCTCAGCAAGACTCAGCTCGTCGtccgcttgcgccgcatacgCATACAACGCAACACCCACGCCAAGGCACGCCATCCTAAGTGtcgccggcgccgctgcccgTGCACCAGTGCACATCACGTGCATATGCGTGGCACGTGGCCGGGAgtggcgcgacgcgaatgcgcgtgcgctgtcTCTGCGCGTATCGGACAGCGTGCGGTGTGCTCAGCGTGTTCAATgatgccgagcggcgcacctgGTGGAGGCGGTCGTGAGTTTTTTAccatgccgccgcgctACGCCATGAACAATATGATGCGCCGTCCCGTCCGGCCGATGGAGCCGCAGCACCCCATGCCATATCATTACGCACCGCCGGGGTACGCCATGCACCCCGGCATGGACGAAAACgcgatgcgtgcgcagcgcccgccgaTACCACCGCCGATCCCACATCCACCCACACCCGCAGATAGCATGGGGCATCCCGTGCAtgtgccgcaagcgccagccgctgcgcccggCCCCCCAGGCGCAAGCGGCCCGACGCCCACCGTGTACTTGGCTACCTACTCCTCTGTTCCCGTCTACGAAATCACCGTGCGTGGCATTGCGCTCATGCGGCGACGCTCCGACGGGTACTTGAACGCAACGCAGATCCTCAAGATTGCGGGAATCGAGaaagccaagcgcacgcggatcctcgagcgcgagatccTCACCGGAGAACACGAAAAAGTGCAGGGTGGGTACGGCACGTTCCAAGGCACCTGGATCCCGCTGCAGCGTTCGCAGGAGCTTGCCGTGACGTACGGCGTCTACCCCCTGATCCGCCCGCTGCTCGACTTTgatccaagcgcgacgcgcgccgtatCTCTCTCGcatggcaagcgccgcgccgtgcccgaAACGCCCGAAACGCCCGAAACGCTCGAGACGCCCATGCAAGGTCTTGCCACTGCGCGCTCTgttgcgcctgcgccgacgagccagcagccgcgctttctcacgctgctgccgccgcggtCAGACAGCCATgtcggcgcaggcgccgcaATCCATACACCCACACCGGgcacgccgcacgcacacaATGGCGGTGTGCCGCCCGGCTCGCTCCCGGACCAGAAAcaggcgctcggcgcgtacgccgcgcacggatATATGCCGCAAGGCGTGCTTCTTCCCCCTGCCGACGTGCCGTACCAAGCGACGAAACGGTCCCCCGAAGCGCTGcccgacgagcgcgccgtgaagcgccgcaccacGTCGCCGACCGAGCTTGTGCACGATCTCAATGCGCTGGTATCCAgcggcgagctgcactctgccgcgcgcccagtgcgtgcggaagcgcgcgatgcggacACGGTCCACGGGCCGCGTTTTGCCAACAAGGCTGCCGTGCCGAATCtcggcgacgagcgcgagcgcaaagcgcgcgagcagctcacTGGACTCTTTGTCGACGATTACGCGCCAGacgcgacgccgccgctgctggaccgcttgcacgcacttcttgccgagcttgcgccgcacgcctCTGCGCTGGACCTTGTCATTGACGACCACGGCCACACTGCGCTCCACTGGGcctcggcgctgtgccgccTGCCGCTTGTAAAGATGCTCACTGCGCTGCCTCGTGCACAAGGCGGCGCCAACATTTTTGTCGGGAACTATGCCGGGGAAaccgcgctgcacaggtCTGTTTTGGTGACCAATGCGTACGAAATGTCGCAGTTCTCCGACCTGCTCGACCTGCTTGCCGCCAGCCTGCAAACGCGCGACCACCGCAAACGCACCGTACTGCACCAcattgcgcttgtcgctgGCGTCAAggggcgcgcagcgccggccAAGTACTACCTGGGCTGTGTCCTGGACAAGATTACCGCGTCTGGCCAAGGCCCAGGCGCTCTTTTGCCGCAGTATGCGAGCATGCTCGACGCACAGGACGACGAGGGCGAGACGGCGCTGAGCAttgccgcgcggctcggAAATACCAACATGATCAAgatgctgctcgacgcagGCGCACGCAAAGACTTGCCCAACTATCTCGGCATCACCCCGCTCGATTGGGGCATCACGAATctcgcgccgagcgatgcggcgccggcgacGGTGCTCAACGAGCTGGTCTCGTTCAAACCCACCGACGTCGTCAAGTCGCTCGCCAACCCGCCGCCGGGGCCCGTAAAGAAGAGCGAGGACGTGCTCGAGAAGCTCGTACAGACACTCGAAGATCTCCAATGCGTCTTCGACCGCGAGGCCTCGGCAAAGCACGAGGCGGTCGAGACGACACAGGTGCATCTCCAAGCCGCCACGCGCGAACTCGCCGCACGGCGACGCCAgatcggcgctgcacaagcggctGTCAAtgagcgcgaagaggcGCGGCAGATGGCCGCCaacttggagcgcgcgctgcttccaTTTGGCCCAGCGAGCGACGCGGAGCCTTGCGGGCCGTTTGGCCACGAcatcgccgagcgcgccgctgcggtcttgcacgccgcacgcactgcaCAGCCAAGCGAGTACTCCGCACAGATCGTCCGTTTGCGTTGGCTGCTCGGTGCGCTGGGACACGAATGCGATGCGCTGACGCACGCAACggaggcgcttgtgcttggcgcgcgtgaTCGCCAGCAAAAGTACCTTGCTGTGGTTGCCAAGTGTGCGAATATCGCACCGGACAAGGTCGACGGgatgctcgacgagctcttGTCTGCGGTAGAATCGATGGGCACCGATGCAAACATTGCTTCCGTGTCCAACTTTATGCAAAAGGTCGGCCGCACAGCCGTGCCAGCGCATGACGCCGCGATGGAGACGGGATAGAGCGTTGGTATAGTACGTAGGGCAATACGCAAAGACTGCGATGCACAGGACGCGGCAATGCCGCCCGCctccgccgcgctcggATACACTCCCGCGCACCCATCTCCCGCTTCCTCGCCCACGCCCTCGCcccagcacgcgcgcgccatgtgGAGGCCAAGTGTTGCCCGACCATGCACACtgcggatgcagcgctgcacgactTTCGTTTGCAGTGGCAGCGCGACgttgagcgcgacgtggcggagcgcgatgcaccACCGGCAGCACCCCATGCATCGCACTCCTCgtgttttgcgccgccccgCCCGCCAACTGCGCCTCCCTTGCCAAAGCACGATACTCTTGCACACATGCTAGCGCCGCTCGTAGCCGCACACGAAGCGGAtgtcgcgcatgcgccgctcgaggCACAGACGCCGTCCACGACGCACggtgcagcaccgcgcgagCGCTCTTGCTGTCCACGCACCGTGCACGAAatgcacgccgccgacgaGACGCTGCCTTTTCCTGCCGGGACACTCCCCGACGAGGTATGGATGCGCGTCCTGTTCTGCGCGCTAGAGCcgacgctgcttgcgcctgGCATAGCATCGCTTTCCGATACGATGCACCACGAGTCCTGCCCATCTGCGTCTGCGCACCATGCATGGTCCGGCCCCGACTACATCACACTGgaaaatgcagcgcgcacatgctggaaactgcgcctgctcacaagccgcgcgatgctctGGCGCCGCGTGGTGCACGCTACATACCAGCCCCCACAGCTTCCCTTGTATACCACGCCCGACACGCTCTTTGCACGCACCCCCTACAGCTGGCGCGACCTATTTATCCAGCAGCCGCGCTTacgcatgcacggcgcataCATTGCAACGTGCCGCTATACCCAGCAAGGCCTGTCGGAAGAGAATCGATGGGTGCGCGTTTTTCATCTGGTGGAGTTCTTCCGCTACCTGCGCTTCTTTCCCGACGGCCAGGTGCTGAGCATGCTCACGAGCGACCGCCCTGCAGAGACAGTGCATCGCCTCGTGCCGGGCGAGCGTGCTAAGGGCATGGCCACGGGCCATTGGCACCTTGTGTGCGACGACACACACGGCGCAACGATTGCGATCGAAAATTTGTGCGACCCCACGCTCGGGCGCTATGTATTCCAAAtgacgctgcgcctcggccagACCGCACCCGGGCGCTGGAACAagctcgagctccttgCATACAcctcgcagcgccgcggcactGCCGAGGTGCTGCCCATCCCACACAAGCACATGCGCCCGTTTCTATTTTCACGTGTGCTTCGCTATGGCACGTAAATGTACAGTAGTATACAGGTAATGAATGTAGGGGAGCTCGCATCATTTCGCATATGCCTGGCACCGTTTCATCAGCTCCTGTGCGCCGAGGtcctgtgcggcgctgatCAATGCGCGGTCCTGGAGAATGGGCTCCATTTCTTTCGGCACGACCCAAAAGTCGTCCtggtgcgcgagcaggtgGCACACGACGCGATTCGCAACCACCGCATCGCCACGCGTCActtcggcgctgcgtgtgtAGAGAATATTGGGGCACATCACCGTCGCTAAATTCGGCAAATCCATCCGGCTGCCGGTCTCCTCGTCGACATAGGAAAAGGAGGCGACCCAGCGGAGAAAGACAAAGAGGACCTCCATCGTATCGCGGTGCGCTTTGGGCATTAGCAGCGCGACATACTGCAGCAGGCGGTGGCGCTCCGCCTCTTCCTCgatttgctgcgcggcaatgAATGTGCGGTACAGCCGCACGGTCATCAGCGGATCCGGCAGCTCGCGGAAAAACTTTTTTaacagcgcggcaagctgcacgGGATTGTCGTCGAGCAGATTCGCCGCGTCCGTTTCGCGGTCGAGTTGCTCGGCAAGATCTTTCAGCCGCCGCACATTGCCGTTCTTGCGAAAGATGCCCTCGACCGATACGTCCATTTGGCGCATGGCACTCACGATATCGTCCACAATCGAAGGCACACGCATcggcgcaggcgtcgcgccgagcgtcgagtccgcaccgctgcgctccaCAAGCCACTCGAGGGAGATGCCAAAGGTGCcttttttgcgcacgtcgcggcggTTGTTCGGCTTGAAGAGCTTGCCCCAGAGCGTGTTCTTGCGCACTTCGACCAGCTCCAGCAAATCGTCCTCGGCaacgtgcgccgcaagcggcgATTTTTGCAGgtacagcagcgcaaggtgcTTTAGCACATACAGCGCCTCAggcgccagcgcgctgatcggcgtgcgctccgCTTTCCTTTCCACgggctcgccgcgctgcacacggtCCTGCTCGGCTTGCAAAATCATGGGAATGTCGGCAAGCGTAATGCCTTCGTCGGTCGAGTGGCGCAGGCTGAGATGCGACTCGGACGCGGTGTCTTTTTGGCCGTCTtcacgcacaagcacatCGCTATTGTGCCGCGTAAACGGCGCACGGATAGGCACAATCGAGCCCGGCGTATGGACATTGCCCCACGGATTCGGCACCGTGTCCCGGAACGCATCGTGCTCTTTATCGTTCgcttgcgcggtgcggtaCGCACTCGGACTGCCGACAACGGTGGAAAAGTGCGGTATCTTGGCCTTGCTCGACGTATGGCGGTCCAAATACATGCTCTCAATTCGCTTCATCTCGACCGACTTGCGATACGTGCTCGACTCTTGCGCTGTCAGCTCGGCACTCTCGCTGCTCGCCACAGACAGGCGCGACGTGGCCTGGGGGTCGCTCGGCTCCCCGTGGCGCTTCATCAGCAGCGTATGGAGCCGGTTCAGCGCAACACAGAGCAAGAAAGCATACTGCTCAAGGCGTGTGACTTGCACAAAGTGCGACTTGGCGTCCGCTGGCGTGCACGTCGTGCAGTACGCATAGTATGCCGTGCTCCCGTGCTTGCTATGCTCGgagtgcgtgcgccgcatcgtgcggtagcgcagcgcgctgacCTTGACGGGGTTCGGCACGTCACTGTACACctgctcggcgtgccgcggcggcgctgctgcttggccGTCGGGCTTGAGCAGGCCGCGCTGgcacttggcgcagcgcacgcagcccCAGTGCCAGCGCGAGGGAATGCCAGCGCGCACACACTCTTCTTCTACCGTATGGCCACACTGCGCACAGAGATCCGACGCGGCTTCAGGCGCAGAGAGCCCGGGCGCCATACGGATATGCGGCAGGCTACTGTATCCGTGGATGGTATCCGTATCCACGTCGTGCACTTCGCCGACGCTCGGGgcctgctgcagctgcatcacaagctcgtcgagcttgccgaggaaCGCATCAAGCGCGCCCGGCTTCCCGTACTCTTGGtccaggcgcagcgcgccggtAAGCGAGATGCGGATGAGGATCTTGAGGTAGTGTGCAAGGCCTGTCACCAGCGACAGCAGCTCCTGCGTAATGCccatgcgctgtgcaccggtttcttgcgcgtgcgaaaaAAGCGAGAAGAAGTTGACGATCTTTTtgcagagcatgcgcgcttCGCGGACGTACTGGATGGGCTTTGCCTGCGCCTGTTGGAACTGCACTTCCAGCTCGTCAATCGCGGAAAAGAGCACTTCAACGTGCAGGACAAAGCGCCCAGCATGCATGACGCCGCCGAGGTACTTGCCGTTGCTCacatggcgcagcatgtCGGAGATGCACGCGGCAGACGACTCTTCAAATGCGGAGAGCACACGCCAGATGGTAAATACGCGCACCTCCATCACACGCTGTTGCtccagcagcgacgcgggCGTCTCTTTCGCttcgaggcgcagcacatccACAGAGAGGTTCTCGGGGTTGCAGCTGGGCGACGAAAAAGGCTCGGAGGAAAGACTGAGTGCGCCGGGCATAcgcagcggctcgtctGTGTCGTCGCGggccgtcgcgccgctgctttgGCCCAGCTTAATCTTCCAGTAGCGGTGGATCATGTAGCACTCGGGGTGCCAGTGCTCATCTGCGTTGTTGCGGTTAATCTCGACAAACTGTTTCAATATCGCGATGTTGCAGCCAGTGCATTGGATCGCAAAGCGTGTGCTGTAGTGGTAGTGGCAGTAGACACGGCCGTCGTGCTCGTAATAGCTGTCGTCGGGGCCAAATACGGTAGGACACACGGAGCATGTAAAGTGCTCGACATGGTACTTGGCACCAAGCGCTGTGATGTAACtgccgcgcagtgctcgGCCGCACTTGACACAGAGGAGGTCAAGACGCCGGAAATAGTCTGTCTCGCACAGCGGGAAGAGCTTGCCCGGCTCGGTCTGGCTCACCATGTCGTCCGTCGCAGAGAAAAATTTGGATGCCACATTACGGCCACAGTCCTGTAGGTTAGCGGGGGGGGAGGTGGTGGGagacgcaccgcgcagcgAAAACAATCCAGGTGATAGACAccgcccaaggcgcgcacaaATTGCCCCGTCATGCCAAAATTGCACGCACTGCACAGCTGATCACTGCGAGACGACTGACGAATCATTTGCTCGGATAATTTGCTTTCATCACCACTCCGACGCCGGATtggcgcttggctcgcCGTCGTCTCTATCCCTTTCGGGACATGCTTGAGCGTCGTCGAGGCCGACCCTCGCGCATCGTCTACATCAATATATGGTATCACACTGTCTTCCAGCACGGGCGTCAGCGTGCCGGGAAGCACGGTCCGCGCTTGACCAAGGCGAGTGCCCATCATTTCGCGCAAAACGTACGTGAGTGATGATGTGCTGCAGGCGACACGCTGTGCGACTGCTTACAAAACGTCTGTGCCACGTTCGCGCACTGCAtttttttcgcgcgcgtgccaaaCACGTTTTTCTGAGCATGTGGCCAGCGGCCAGCGGCTATGCACGGGCTGCAGAGACGGACGCGGATACGGacgcggagcgcgcgctcggtACCGCCCAGACGGATACGTCAAGCCTTGGCTATGGACTCCCTTCGACTCTGGCACagacgcgctcgtcgctcGATGTGATTGGGAGCGGTGTGCGGTcgttgagcagcgcgctgccgccgtCATGggatgccgagcagctgccAGACTGGcttcgccgcggcgcgggcgtgtTTGAAGGCACAGTGAACATGGCAAACAGCATTTTGGGCGCTGGCATTGTCGGCTTGCCGTACTCGATGCGCGAGTCTGGGTTCGTTGCGGGGCTTGTCTTGCTGTGTGgcatcgcgctgctcacaGACTGGACGATCCGCTTGATTGTGCTGAACGCGAAACTCAGCGGGCGAAATACGTACATCGATATCATGCAGCACTGTTTCGGGCAGAATGGCAAAATCGCCGTGTCCATCTTCCAATTCGTGTTTGCATTCGGCGGGATGTGTGCGTTTtgcgtcgtcgtcggcgATACCATTCCTAACGTGATCAGCAGTGTGGTCCCGGCACTGAAAGACACATTCCTGAGCAACCGGCAGTTTGTTATTTTTGTGTGCACCATGGCCATTAGCTACCCGCTGTCGTTGTACCGCAATATCGAAAATCTGAGCAAGGCGAGTGCAATTGCGCTCTTGTCCATGGTGTTTATTATTATCGCGGTCGTCGTGCGTGGACCTGCAATGCCTGCAGAGCTCAAGGgagatgctgcgctgcgccttaCTTTTGTTCACCCGTCCAACCTGATACGGTCCGTTTCGGTGATTAGCTTTGCATTTGTGTGCCACCACAACTCGCTGCTCATCTACGGCAGCTTGAAGGAGCCCAGTATGGACAAGTTCAAGGTGATTACGCACTACTCTACACTCATTTCCGCCGTCGCTGCCATTTCCATGTCGATCGCTGGGTACTGGTCGTTTGAGAACAAGACCTTGTCCAATGTCCTCAACAACTTTCCCGAGTCGGACGTAGTCGTGAACATTGCGCGGTTTTGTTTTGGACTCAACATGTTCACCACACTCCCGCTCGAATGCTTTGTCTGCCGCGAAGTGTTTGAGACGTACTTTTTCCAGGGCGAGTACGAAAAAAAGCGGCACATTGTCATTACCACCGCATTGGTGATCGGCGCCATGTTTATCTCGCTGCTCACGTGTGATCTCGGGATCGTCTTGGAACTGACAGGAGGACTCAGCGCAACCGCACTCGCATTTCTCTTCCCTAGCATTTGCTACTTGAAACTCAGCCACGACGCAAGCAAGGTCgaccgcgccgcattgtcTTTTGCTTTTACATCCGAGCCCGACGAACTGGACGAGGCGATGCTCGAGCCAGACGACGAAAGCACACCGAGCATCGAAGCAGAAAATATCGCTCTCCCGCTACGCCcaggcgcaaacgcacacCAGCGGGAACCGCTGCAAAAATTCATGTGGTGGGAGTCGACCAAACTGCTCAGCatcgcttgcgccgtgTTTGGgctcgtcgtgctcgtcgTGTCCACCATCACAGCATTGTCTAGCATCTTTTCAGGTCGCGCTGGTTCTACCACCCAATGTTCATGACCATGGTATTAGATCAATGTATTAATAAATGTATTCTGCAGGCATGCAAGTGCCACTTTCCATGCAcactgctgcgcatggacCCGTATACAGCCTACAAACCCGTACGCCACAcgtacgtgcgcgcatttcgccTCGCCAATAAGAAGCGTTTTTATCCAGGCAATTCAGAATTCATTTCGCGATCCACGCTGATTAGATTGCCTGCACCCCCGAGCCTGCAGGGCTGCAGCAAAAACCGCGCATACACTCGCGAGATGCGGTCATTCGTCCGAAATAATTTTATTTAATCGTCTATACATAGCACTCAGCGCTGTTTGTTATCCGTGTGCAATAAAAGCCAGGGCCATTGCGGTAATTCCGCACCTCTCAATACCATGgtttgctcgcgctttgccggTTTTGCAATGGTTGCACTcgcgtgcatcgcggcaGTGTGCGCTAACCACGTCCACTACAACTGGACCGTACAGGATATCGAGAACGTGAATCCAGACGGACTGCATCCACGCCGTGCCATTGGCATCAATGGTCAGTGGCCACCGCCACCCATCAGCGTCAACTCCACGGACAAGCTCACTGTGAATGTGACCAATGGTCTCGAAAGTCGTGCGCATACTACCCTGCATTCGCACGGCATCTTTTTCAACCGCACAAACTTTTTCGACGGCGCCTCGATGATCACACAATGCCCAATTCCCGCCGGCTGGAGCATGAAACAGGATATTCTCAACTCCGACCTCTCTCCCAACGAGACATACGGCCAGCAATGGGGGACATACTGGGCCCATTCGCACTACCGGGGGCAGTATGTCGATGGCTTCCGCACTCCTCTAGTCATCCACAATGCAGATGGCGAGGCGTACGCGTACGACGACGACTACGTCGTCACGCTCGGCGACTGGTATCACCAATCGCATGCACACTTGAACAAGACCAAATTCATGGTGAGCACGAATCCAGGCGGCGACGAGCCTGTGCCAAAATCGCACCTGATGTATTTCCAGCACGTTCCTGCTAATGGCGAAGCCAAGAATTTGGATGGCTTTAACGAGAATGCAACGCTGCCGTTCCAGCCGGGTAAAACGTATCGCCTCCGTATTATCAACATGTCGGCTCTCGCCATGTTTCACTTTTGGATCGAGGGGCACGATATGAAGATCATCGAAGTGGACGGCGTCGATGTTCAGGCGT is a window from the Malassezia vespertilionis chromosome 7, complete sequence genome containing:
- the SLA1 gene encoding cytoskeletal protein binding protein (COG:Z; EggNog:ENOG503NXRA; BUSCO:EOG09261404), encoding MACLGVGVALYAYAAQADDELSLAEGDALYLEDVVDDAWYRARRRFVNAEGVVVPPDEASKADEAGLVPANYVEKRAPIRYVQAVYAYTANGADELSIEEGQQLEVYEIDGEWLLAGAGGMLGLVPANYVEEGGQGGQGGQEAQEVQEAQTVQDTVPPAPAPAHVPAPVPVPMPVPVPVPSVTAPAPSAPILTSPAAAPTRSMPPPASAFPESDKDDDPQPTLDEDDGRQETVAPIAVPAAWTATQPDYMNDDIKMWSVTEMDPKKKKKRAKGTLGVGNASLFFATADTNGAAVPRINIQDVAHAELDKSKYLLLSMAPSAHIPQDTLQFHVGSKQAGEVIMHKIQDSKDIAVRAGSRDAAALRAATAQPSVLPPSQAAPHKAPARSATDQEMVVALYDFDAQDTDEMSVCKNDQLVLIERENDEWWKLQNAAGKVGVVPAAYVDILPSIKDEPVHVTPRSSQTSTVVSSMGKGASRDRDRDRDAKTGVRTWVDATGKFRVNAELLGVGEDHVRLHKTNGSVIDVPLSKMGESDLLYLEQLTGRRLFGRAAKSKPKRETRARRAPKRTSNTGKDWFAFLLEAGIDVDNCTRYAAAFERDHVDESIVDDLDPSQLRSLGLREGDIIRLRRFLERRSSANKPAPRSHEDEERRIREDESLARRLQAQEIAAERRHTSQNRVSSSTKRTDEPAEPLAPQRSSNEANLDAETIAAAVEIVRRREREEASARDDKAEREADANKPKEKTKEPKEAPQEPTDPTEALFDKLAGMKAAPKATPPDAGFNPMAPRGPFAPVLANQGLLQPLIPLQGTGQIVPTGTGMPNWSANMIGQPTGYASMGQYVTGMMPMATGAFPPPSPFQGGSMPQQPTGMQAPVLGAATAETVRRDDEKYSAANVFQQMKTGSLGAQDSAPQSSGKYDALRAQPTGFAAGGIVDPGPQPDMSPFSGGFMPGMQGMSTGQGMPGMYGAPTGGYMMPPGYYGV
- the SWI6 gene encoding transcriptional regulator swi6 (COG:S; EggNog:ENOG503NV0N), yielding MPPRYAMNNMMRRPVRPMEPQHPMPYHYAPPGYAMHPGMDENAMRAQRPPIPPPIPHPPTPADSMGHPVHVPQAPAAAPGPPGASGPTPTVYLATYSSVPVYEITVRGIALMRRRSDGYLNATQILKIAGIEKAKRTRILEREILTGEHEKVQGGYGTFQGTWIPLQRSQELAVTYGVYPLIRPLLDFDPSATRAVSLSHGKRRAVPETPETPETLETPMQGLATARSVAPAPTSQQPRFLTLLPPRSDSHVGAGAAIHTPTPGTPHAHNGGVPPGSLPDQKQALGAYAAHGYMPQGVLLPPADVPYQATKRSPEALPDERAVKRRTTSPTELVHDLNALVSSGELHSAARPVRAEARDADTVHGPRFANKAAVPNLGDERERKAREQLTGLFVDDYAPDATPPLLDRLHALLAELAPHASALDLVIDDHGHTALHWASALCRLPLVKMLTALPRAQGGANIFVGNYAGETALHRSVLVTNAYEMSQFSDLLDLLAASLQTRDHRKRTVLHHIALVAGVKGRAAPAKYYLGCVLDKITASGQGPGALLPQYASMLDAQDDEGETALSIAARLGNTNMIKMLLDAGARKDLPNYLGITPLDWGITNLAPSDAAPATVLNELVSFKPTDVVKSLANPPPGPVKKSEDVLEKLVQTLEDLQCVFDREASAKHEAVETTQVHLQAATRELAARRRQIGAAQAAVNEREEARQMAANLERALLPFGPASDAEPCGPFGHDIAERAAAVLHAARTAQPSEYSAQIVRLRWLLGALGHECDALTHATEALVLGARDRQQKYLAVVAKCANIAPDKVDGMLDELLSAVESMGTDANIASVSNFMQKVGRTAVPAHDAAMETG
- a CDS encoding uncharacterized protein (EggNog:ENOG503NWAR; COG:S), encoding MHTADAALHDFRLQWQRDVERDVAERDAPPAAPHASHSSCFAPPRPPTAPPLPKHDTLAHMLAPLVAAHEADVAHAPLEAQTPSTTHGAAPRERSCCPRTVHEMHAADETLPFPAGTLPDEVWMRVLFCALEPTLLAPGIASLSDTMHHESCPSASAHHAWSGPDYITLENAARTCWKLRLLTSRAMLWRRVVHATYQPPQLPLYTTPDTLFARTPYSWRDLFIQQPRLRMHGAYIATCRYTQQGLSEENRWVRVFHLVEFFRYLRFFPDGQVLSMLTSDRPAETVHRLVPGERAKGMATGHWHLVCDDTHGATIAIENLCDPTLGRYVFQMTLRLGQTAPGRWNKLELLAYTSQRRGTAEVLPIPHKHMRPFLFSRVLRYGT